ACATCATTATCGTGTGCCTCGTTTACTCTTTCCCAAGAACGTAATACACGAGCTTTTTTGTGAGATAGTATTAACTGACCTTTCTTATCTTCTTTTTTCTCTACAAGAACCTCAACAGTATCACCAACTTTTAAATCTTCGTTGTATCTGAATTCGTTTCTTGAGATGATACCGTCAGACTTGTAGTTAATGTTTACGATAACTTCTCTATCTGTAATAGAAACTACAGAACCATCAAGTACTTGCTCTGAATCAATCGTACTTAGTGCTGTTTCGTAATCTTTTTCAAGTTCTTTTCTAACGTCATCAGTATATTCTACATTACCCATTTCGTAGATTTCCCAATCGAAATCTTTATCTTCTTCTGGGCTTGTCATTCTCTCAACTTTTGCTGGAGCTTTTTCTTCAGAAACAGGAGTTTCCTCTTCTGCTTGTGCTTCAGCTTCTTCTACTTGTGGAGTTTCATCAGCGACTGTTTCAGCTACTTCTTCTACTGCTGTTGTTTCAGTTACTTCTTCTACTTTTGGAGTTTCTTCAACTACTTCTTCCATAACCTTTTTAGCAGTTGTTTTTTTGGTAGTCGTTTTTTTGGCTACTGGTTTTTTTTCTTCTGACATAATGTATGTCCAATTTGTATTTCACATTTCAGCTAGAGGTAATGCGAACTTTATGTGAAAGATTATTTAACTTAAAAAATACCTTTTTTACCTCTTCTAGTCGCAAAAGGGCTGCAAATGTATAAAAATTATAATGAAATAACACCTTTTTGACATAAGATAGGCTTCTCGAGAAAAAAAATCAGCATTTAAGAGGCTATAATACTTGATGAAAAAGTTGGTAATTGTCAAATTCCAATTGAGGCTTTTCAGAGAAGATACCATAAATAGACGAACCACTACCACTCATTGAGGCATACAAAGCACCTGCTTGAATTAGTGATTTTTTTATATCCAACAACTCGGGGTATTGCGGAAATATACTATCCTCAAAGTCATTTTTCAGCCTCCATTTTTCAATAGGTAATTTTATTTCTTCTTCAAGAGATAATGTAGGTGTTTGAGGCACAATAGCAGAAAAGGCTTGTGCTGTAGAAACAAAAACATCTGGCTTAACAACTAACAGATGATAATTAGACAAATCTAAGTCTGTAGGATTTAAAAGCTCCCCTATCCCATTAGCTAAAGAGGGTGTATTGTCAATAAAGAAAGGACAATCAGCACCTAACTGAGCTGCCATTTTCTTAAGCTCATCTTTTTCTAAACCCAACTCAAAAATGGTATTCAATGCCATTAGAGTAAAAGCAGCATCAGAAGAACCTCCACCAAGACCAGCGCCGATAGGAATATTTTTATGTAAATGGATAGAAACTGGAGCAATATCATAGTGACTTTTCATAAGCTCATAAGCCCTCAAACACAAATTGTCTTGACCTGGAATAGACAGTCCTGTACTCTCAAAACTTAATTGCTTTGAAGGTATGATTTCCAAGATATCACGCCACGATATAGGATAGAAAATGCTTTCTAAATTATGATAGCCATCAGCCCTTTTAGAAGTGATGTTTAGACCTATATTTATTTTAGCATTAGGAAAAAATAGCACTGTTAATAAATTTAATTGTCAAAATACAAATGTAATCACATAAATTTTTCTAAACTTGAATTTCCTTTTTATTTATTAAAAATTACTAAATAGACTAGAGTAATGACTGAGATTGAATACTTGGATTTTGAAAAACCAATTGAAGATTTAATGCTTAATCTTCAACAAGCTGAACAATTAGGTAGAGAAGGAATAGAGGTAAAACAGACTATTTCGGATTTAAAGAAAAAATTAGAAGCTAAAAAGAACGAAATATATTCTAACCTATCGGCATGGCAAAGGGTACAACTTTCTCGTCATCCACAACGCCCTTACACACTAGAGTATATAGAAGAAATTGCTGACGATTTTATCGAACTTCATGGCGATAGAACGGTGAAAGACGACAAAGCTATGATTGGTGGCTGGGCAAAAATCGATGGTAAAGTATTTATGCTGATAGGTCAGCAAAAAGGAAAAAATACCAAAATGCGTCAGCTCAGAAATTTTGGCATGGCCAATCCTGAAGGTTATAGAAAAGCCCTTCGATTGATGAAAATGGCTGAAAAATTTAATCGTCCTATAGTTACATTTATTGACACCCCAGGGGCATACCCAGGCTTAGAAGCTGAGGAAAGAGGACAAGGAGAAGCCATAGCTAGAAATCTCATAGAGATGATTCAACTCAAAGTTCCCGTTATTTGCATCATCATTGGCGAAGGTGCTTCTGGCGGTGCACTAGGAATTGGTATTGGCGATAGAGTGTTAATGTTAGAAAATACGTGGTATTCCGTTATTTCTCCCGAGTCTTGCTCTTCCATTTTGTGGAGAAGCTGGGATCATAAAGAAAAAGCTGCTAATGCCTTAAAATTAACCGCCCACGATATGCTAAAAAATGGACTTATAGATGGCATAATAGATGAGCCAACTGGTGGCGCACATAGAAATGTTCATTATATGTACGATAGCATCAAAAAGAATATTTTAGACATCACCAAAGAATTAGAGTCTAAGAGTCCTGAAAATAGAATACAAGAAAGAATAGAAAAGTTCGGAAGTATGGGAGCGTTTAAGGAGTAAATATGCAGGAGAATAAGAAAAATAAAAAAAACAATATCAAGCCAATGGTCAGCAAGTCCATTGACGGCAAACTACCACCACAGGCATTAGATTTAGAGGAAGCGGTTTTGGGAGCATTAATGATAGATAACGATGCCCTATCCAACGCTATAGAATTACTTAAGCCTGAGAGTTTTTATAAATACCAACATCAGAAGATATTTTCTGCTATTGAAGATTTATTCAATTCAGCCAAAAAGGTCGATATACTAACCATCGTTGAAGAACTCAAAAAAAAGGGCGAACTCAAAGAAATTGGTGGTCCTTCTTTCGTTACTAAACTAACCGAACGTATCGCCTCCGCTGCCAATATTGAAACACACGCTAGAATTATTGCTCAAAAATTTATACAACGTGAGCTAATTCGTATTTCTAGCCAAACCATAAAAGATGCCTATGACGATACTTCTGACGTTTTTGATTTACTAAATGCTGCCGAGCAAGGTTTGTACGAAATTTCAGAGGGTAATATTCGTAAGAACTACGATAAAATGAGTACCCTTATTCTTCAAGCCCTAAATCAAATTGAGGAAATAAAAAATAAAGAAGACGGCTTAAGCGGTGTTCCTTCTGGCTTCTCTGAATTGGATAGAGTTACTTCGGGTTGGCAAAAATCAGATTTAGTCATTCTAGCTGCTCGTCCAGGTATGGGAAAAACTGCTTTCGTATTATCGATGGCACGAAATACTGCCGTTAAATTTAATATACCAGTGGCTGTATTCTCATTAGAGATGTCATCTGTTCAGCTAGTCAATAGACTTATTGCCAGTGAATCTGGTATTCCTGCTCAAAAATTAAGAAAAGGAAATCTAGAAGATCACGAATGGATACAATTGAACCAACAAATTACTCAACTTTCAGAAGCTCCTTTATTTATTGATGATACACCCGCCCTTACCATTTTTGAACTTAGGGCAAAATGCAGAAGACTAGTCAAAAATCACGGTGTTCAGCTAGTGGTCATTGACTACTTACAACTGATGCACGCTGGTAACTCCAATAAGAGCGGCAACAGAGAGCAAGAAATTAGTACCATATCTCGTTCACTAAAAAGTATTGCTAAAGAATTGAATGTGCCTATCATAGCCCTATCACAATTGAGTAGAGCGGTTGAAACTCGTGGTGGTGACAAACGCCCTATGCTGTCTGACCTTAGGGAATCTGGTGCTATTGAGCAAGATGCCGATATTGTATGCTTCATCTACCGTCCCGAGTATTACGGTTTTACGGAATGGCCAGACACCACACCTGGACAAGACCCCGATTGCCAAGGACAAGGGGAAATTATTGTAGCCAAACACCGTAACGGCTCACTAGAAAACATCAAACTTCGATTCATTCCTCAACTGGCAAAATTCACTGACCTAGACTCCTTTGGCTTTAAAGGTGATGATGTGCTACCTTCGAGTATGAACGACGATAATGTAGCGCCTTTCTAAAAATGAAAAAGCATCTCGTTTTAATTCTTACGCTTTGCTTTCAACTCAATGCTTGGGCGTCCTACCTACTTATACCTATGGACGATACACAGACTAACCACCTCAAAGCGTATGGCATTGCCTACTGGGTGTTAGAAAATCAGCAAGAAGTGGATTGGCTACTCAATTACAGAGGGGGGAGTTTTTTGATAAAAAACCAATCACTGATAGAAAAGGAGTGTAAAATAAGAGGTGTTTCTTATCAAATTATTGCCGATGTACAATCTACCCAAATACTAAGGGAAATATCTAGTCCAGAAGTCAATCAAGATGTGGTAAAACTAGAAAAAGTACCCAAAATTGCCGTTTACTCACCCAAAAGCAAATTGCCTTGGGACGATGCCGTAACACTTGCACTGTCTTATGCCGAAATCCCTTACGACTTGGTATATGACGAAGAAGTGATTGGCGGCTCTCTCCCTCTTTACGACTGGTTGCACTTGCACCATGAAGACTTTACTGGTCAGTACGGAAAATTTTATGCGGCCTATAAAAATGCCGAATGGTACAGAAAACAAAAACAAGATTTTGAGCGTTCTGCTCAAAAAATGGGCTTTCAAAAAGTTTCTCAAGCCAAATTAGAAGTTGCACTAAAAATTCGTGAGTTTACTGCTGGTGGTGGTTTTCTCTTTGCCATGTGCTCAGCTACCGATACTTACGATATCGCTTTGGCGGCTAAAGATGTAGATATATGCGAATACATGTTTGATGGCGATGGTGCTGACCCCCAAGCCCAAGAAAAACTGAATTACGACAACACCTTTGCTTTTAAAGATTTTTCTCTAGTTAATAATCCTAATAAATATGAGTACTCTAGCATAGATGCTACAGGAACTAGAAACTTAAACCAATCTTTGGATTTCTTTACTTTATTCGAATTTTCTGCTAAATGGGACCCTGTACCAACGATGTTGTGCCAAAACCACGAGCAAGTTATTAAAGGTTTTATGGGGCAAACTACTGCTTTCAAAAAGGAATACATCAAGTCTGATGTGCTGATAATGGGCGAAACCTCCTCAGTCAATGAAGCGAGGTATATCCACGGTAAATTTGGTAATGGTACTTGGACATTTTACGGTGGTCACGACCCTGAAGACTATCAACATAAAGTTGGTGACCCAAAGACTGAACTAGAATTACACCCTAATTCACCGGGTTATAGACTTATTTTAAACAACGTCTTATTCCCTGCTGCTAAAAAGAAAAAGCAGAAGACTTGATTAGTTTTACTAATGCTCTTAAGCTTTACACTTACTTAGATTGTACCGACATCCTCTAAACTCTTCAGCGTAGCCGAATCATACTTCGTAGTCGTAATAAGTGAAGTGCCTATGCAAATCAATCAATATCAAAACCTATCCTTTTTCTATTCTTTTGTTTGTCTGTTTTTATCTTCTCAGAAATTAAATAATCTAGTGCTTGAAAAACATCCTCAAAGCGAGAATCCGTAGTGTCTTCTAAATTTTTAATTTTATCTAATAAAGCGTCATAATTTATTCCCTGTTTACGCATAGCTACAAAGGTTCGCATTATAGAGATGTTTACCTTAATGGCTTTTGTAGAACGTAAAACTGAACTCAACATAGCTACACCTTGCTCAGTAAAAGCATAGGGAGCTCTTCTTCGACCTCCGTGTTGCTTAGTTGATATCACATTTTGTGATATCAAGTGTTGAACTTCTTCTTGACTCAATTGAAACATAAAATCTTCAGGGAAACGCTCTAAATTACGCTTAACTGCTTGATTGAGAACTCGTGTTTCAACTTCATACAAATTGGATAAATGAAAGTCCAATAATACTTTTGTATTTCTAAGATTTACAATAAGGAATTTATAATTCTGTATTTCCATTTTTATTGCAAACTAGGCTCTTCACTCACTTGGATTGTACTGACAACTTCTAGACTCTTCAGCAGAGTCGAGTCATACCAGAGTATAACCTTTAGTATTTTAATATCTATTCTTGTTTAAGCTTGTTTTTCTATTTCGTTTTCTTTCTTTCGTTTAGTGGTGTGTTTGAGTTTTAAAACCGCAAAATTCAATTCAATAGTCGTTTCTGACTCTAAGGTTTGTAAACTTTCGTCCATAAGCTCTGCCATAAGTTCCCCGCTTTTCTTTAGTAAACTATTCTTTTTTTCTTCTGTAGCTGAACTAATTGATGTCACCATTTGCTGTAAAGCTCTTAGCTTGGCAAAGGTTTCGATGATTAGAAATGTAGCCTGAGTGGCCTGTTTACTTTTCAAAATCGTTGCCAACATATACAGACCCTTTTCAGTAAAGGCTTTGGGTGGCACTCTTGTTTTTGAATAATTTGCGGTCGAAAATTTCGACCGCAAATTGTTCCATTCACTTTCAGATAATACAATGATATAATCTGAAGGAAACTTATCGATATTATTTTTCACTGCTTCATTAATGCGTTTGGTTTCTACACCAAAGAGATGTGCTACATCACGGTCTATCAGCACTTTTTGCTGATTAATATCGATGAGTTTTTCTTGAATATGTAAAATAGATGTCTTTTCCATTTTTCTAATCAATAATAAACCAACCACTTGAAGTAGCTACTAAAGTCATAGACTGGTAGCCTATGTTTAGAGTACGTGTTGCTTGACCATCAATAGTACTAGATGTTGGCGATAAAGTAATGTTATTACCTGCTGCCGAAGTACGCTTAATTTTCAATTCATAACCTTCAGGGAATTCTCCCGCACCAGTACCAATAGCTGGTATAGTAACGGTCATGTTAGCACCCGGAGTGACGAGTAAAACATCGGTATCGCTATTCACAGAACCAGAAGACGTTAGCGTTTGAATAGTATGAGTAGCCGAACCTTGTGCTACTTTCTTCAGAACACCTGTGGCGTCCACAACAACAACTGAATCGGTAGCAGCACCTAAGGGTAAACTTCTTACTCGAGCACCACCATCTACATCCAATCGCTGACTAGGTACAATATTAGCACCAATTCCAAAATTACCTGCTCCAGTGAGTACAGCAGAAGTCTGTTGAGTACTTCCATCGGTATTGGTCCAGAATTTTATAGCCCCATTAGTACCACTAGCCGCTGAACCTGCTACTAAGTCTAATACGCCAGTATTGGCAGTAGCATTGTTTCCGTGTAAGTCTATACTCGCTCCTTTACTATCGTTATAACTTTCGTCATCACCAGCCGTGATTCTCAATCGAGAATGGGTCGTCCCATCTATTCCTAATACTGCTGAAGAAGAAATACCGGGAATAGCAAAAGCACCAGGGTTGGCAAATAATAAACGCTGATCGCCTGACTTAAATCTTGCTGCCTCTACATTATTAGTTTTGAAGACTAAGTCTTGAGCATCTGTAGTTCCTACAAAATTAGTTCCTGCTGTTGTACCTGCATTACCACCTAATTCCCAACTACCTGAACTTAAATCAGATAAAGCTACTGCATTACCATCTTCGATACGTAAACTGTCACCATCTATACTAATAGTCTGGTCGTCACTACCAACCGAGGAAGAACTTACTTTTTTCAATAAACCGTCACTATCTACAACTACTATTTCATCTGTGGAAGCACCAGCATCCATTGCTGTAATTTTGGCATTACCCTCCACATGTAATTTGGTATCTGGAGAATCCGTACCCACACCAAAATTATTCTCAGAAACATCCGCAAAAATTAAGGTTGAAGTAGCAGTTGTAAATGTCTGACCAACTATCTCAAACTCACAAGCATTGAAAATATCATCGCCTCTAGAAGTGTTAGCCCCATTAGGGAAAATATAACGCACTTCATCAGCTACAATATTAGGTACTACCGCAGTAGTCCAAGCCGATGGGCCAGAAGCTGCCGCTATGGTAGAACTGGTATAAACTAAAGTACCCCCATTGTATAACCTAAACTCACCACCTCCAGTTCGTAAATTCCAAGTACCTGTACCAGACGATTGAGCTTGAATACGGACTGAAGTAATGTAATAGCTCGTTCCGAAAGTATAGCCAAAGCCCCAATCTTGACCAGCTGTAGTACGATCGGAATGAAAAGACCATATCCCAGTCTCAGTAGCATTATTGAACAAGGAAGCATTACTACCATAAGCTGTACCATCTACCCCAATTGCAGCATTATAATACGCAAAGTTTGCATTGTTAAAAGCCTCGTAGTTAGTTACAATCTCTTGAACAGTACCAGTAGGTGTAACATCCTCACCAACAACTTGAACATCACCAGCTCTACGAGCCAAATTAGTAGTATCCTCACCATCAACTGCCCAAGCATCACCATCGGCATCTTTTAATGGGCTCAAATCTAAGGTCTGATTGGCTACACCATCATCTTCTAAAGAAATATTCAACATAGTATCGCCTACTAAAGTCAGTACATCTATAGTCTGATCATCAGTACCTAAAGAAGATAAAGCTACTGCATTACCATCTTCAATACGTAAACTGTCTCCATCAATATAAATAGTTTGGTCGTCTGTGCCTGTACCATCTTGTAAAGAAGATAAATCTACCGTATTCGGTGCTACACCATCGTTTTCTAAAGATAAATTCAAAGTAGTGCCAGAAAGTGTAAAGGCATCAACTGTTTGGTCATCAGTACCCGTTCCATCTTGTAAGGGAGATAAATCTACAGTGTTACCACCTTCAATAGTTAGGTTTGTTCCAGCAAAAGTTAATTGTTGGTCGTCTGTTCCTGTACCATCTTGTAAAGACGATAAATCTACCGTACTTGGTGCAACACCATCACTCGATAAAGATAAACTCAATGTTGTGCCAGAAAGAGCAAAAGCGTCAACGGTTTGTATCTCATTGGTCACATCGCCGTCCACTTCGTTAGTTGTAATAGTAGATAAATCCACATTACCACCGTCCGTCAAGTAAAGAGTATTGCCAATAAGCGATAAATCTTGGGTATCCGTACCTGTACCATCTTGTAAAGAAGATAAATCCACTGAACTCGGTAAGACATTATCATTTTCTAAAGAAATACTCAAAGTTGTTCCTGACAAACTAAAGGCATCTACGGTTTGTATCTCGTTAGTCACATCGCCATCCACTTCTGTTGTAATAGTTGCTAAATCTACGGTATTACCATCTTCAATAGTCAAGTTTGTTCCAATCAAAGTTAATTGTTGGTTATCTGTTCCTGTGCCATCTTGTAAAGAAGATAAATCCACTGAACTCGGTAAGACATTATCATTTTCTAAAGAAATACTCAAAGTTGTTCCTGACAAACTGAAGGCATCTACGGTTTGTATCTCGTTAGTCACATCGCCATCCACTTCAGTTGCTAATGAAGATAAGTCAATAGTTTCTGAAGTACCACCTTCAATACCTATGGTTAAATTCGTACCTGACAAGAAAGAACCACTGATATTTTGATCGTCAGTACCAGTACCGTCTTGTAAAGCGGTTAATGCTATACTTTTTGTGCCTCCTGCATCAATAATGTTCAGATTACCACCACTGACATTAAATCCAGTGTTTAACTCATTCATAGTATCGCCATCTATCTCATTTGTGGTAATAGTCGATAAGTCCACATTACCTCCATCCGTTAGGTAAAGGGTATTGCCAATAAGCGATAAATCTTGGGTATCCGTACCTGTACCGTCTTGTAAAGACGATAAATCTACTGTACTTGGTGCTACACCATCGTCCTCTAATGAAATACTCAAAGTTGTTCCTGATAAACTGAAAGCATCTACGGTTTGTATCTCGTTTAAGGTATCGCCATCCACTTCTGTTGTAATAGTTGCTAAATCTACGGTATTACCATCTTCAATAGTCAAGTTTGTTCCAATCAAAGTTAATTGTTGGTCGTCTGTACCTATTCCATCTTGTAAAGACGATAAATCTACTGTACTTGGTGCAACACCATCACTCGATAAAGATAAATTCAAAGTTGTTCCCGATAAAGCAAAAGCATCTACCGTTTGTATCTCGTTAGTCACATCGCCATCCACTTCTGTCGTTAAAGTTGCTAAATCTACGGTATTACCATCTTCAATAGTCAAGTTTGTTCCAATCAAAGTTAATTGTTGGTCGTCTGTTCCTGTACCATCTTGTAAAGACGATAAATCTACTGTACTTGGTGCAACACCATCGCCTTCTAAAGATAAACTTAATGTTGTGCCAGAAAGAGCAAAAGCGTCAACGGTTTGTATCTCATTGGTCACATCGCCATCGACTTCTGTTGT
Above is a window of Flavobacteriales bacterium DNA encoding:
- a CDS encoding 4-(cytidine 5'-diphospho)-2-C-methyl-D-erythritol kinase; protein product: MLFFPNAKINIGLNITSKRADGYHNLESIFYPISWRDILEIIPSKQLSFESTGLSIPGQDNLCLRAYELMKSHYDIAPVSIHLHKNIPIGAGLGGGSSDAAFTLMALNTIFELGLEKDELKKMAAQLGADCPFFIDNTPSLANGIGELLNPTDLDLSNYHLLVVKPDVFVSTAQAFSAIVPQTPTLSLEEEIKLPIEKWRLKNDFEDSIFPQYPELLDIKKSLIQAGALYASMSGSGSSIYGIFSEKPQLEFDNYQLFHQVL
- a CDS encoding acetyl-CoA carboxylase carboxyltransferase subunit alpha; amino-acid sequence: MTEIEYLDFEKPIEDLMLNLQQAEQLGREGIEVKQTISDLKKKLEAKKNEIYSNLSAWQRVQLSRHPQRPYTLEYIEEIADDFIELHGDRTVKDDKAMIGGWAKIDGKVFMLIGQQKGKNTKMRQLRNFGMANPEGYRKALRLMKMAEKFNRPIVTFIDTPGAYPGLEAEERGQGEAIARNLIEMIQLKVPVICIIIGEGASGGALGIGIGDRVLMLENTWYSVISPESCSSILWRSWDHKEKAANALKLTAHDMLKNGLIDGIIDEPTGGAHRNVHYMYDSIKKNILDITKELESKSPENRIQERIEKFGSMGAFKE
- the dnaB gene encoding replicative DNA helicase; amino-acid sequence: MQENKKNKKNNIKPMVSKSIDGKLPPQALDLEEAVLGALMIDNDALSNAIELLKPESFYKYQHQKIFSAIEDLFNSAKKVDILTIVEELKKKGELKEIGGPSFVTKLTERIASAANIETHARIIAQKFIQRELIRISSQTIKDAYDDTSDVFDLLNAAEQGLYEISEGNIRKNYDKMSTLILQALNQIEEIKNKEDGLSGVPSGFSELDRVTSGWQKSDLVILAARPGMGKTAFVLSMARNTAVKFNIPVAVFSLEMSSVQLVNRLIASESGIPAQKLRKGNLEDHEWIQLNQQITQLSEAPLFIDDTPALTIFELRAKCRRLVKNHGVQLVVIDYLQLMHAGNSNKSGNREQEISTISRSLKSIAKELNVPIIALSQLSRAVETRGGDKRPMLSDLRESGAIEQDADIVCFIYRPEYYGFTEWPDTTPGQDPDCQGQGEIIVAKHRNGSLENIKLRFIPQLAKFTDLDSFGFKGDDVLPSSMNDDNVAPF
- a CDS encoding asparagine synthetase B, translated to MKKHLVLILTLCFQLNAWASYLLIPMDDTQTNHLKAYGIAYWVLENQQEVDWLLNYRGGSFLIKNQSLIEKECKIRGVSYQIIADVQSTQILREISSPEVNQDVVKLEKVPKIAVYSPKSKLPWDDAVTLALSYAEIPYDLVYDEEVIGGSLPLYDWLHLHHEDFTGQYGKFYAAYKNAEWYRKQKQDFERSAQKMGFQKVSQAKLEVALKIREFTAGGGFLFAMCSATDTYDIALAAKDVDICEYMFDGDGADPQAQEKLNYDNTFAFKDFSLVNNPNKYEYSSIDATGTRNLNQSLDFFTLFEFSAKWDPVPTMLCQNHEQVIKGFMGQTTAFKKEYIKSDVLIMGETSSVNEARYIHGKFGNGTWTFYGGHDPEDYQHKVGDPKTELELHPNSPGYRLILNNVLFPAAKKKKQKT
- a CDS encoding ORF6N domain-containing protein, which gives rise to MEIQNYKFLIVNLRNTKVLLDFHLSNLYEVETRVLNQAVKRNLERFPEDFMFQLSQEEVQHLISQNVISTKQHGGRRRAPYAFTEQGVAMLSSVLRSTKAIKVNISIMRTFVAMRKQGINYDALLDKIKNLEDTTDSRFEDVFQALDYLISEKIKTDKQKNRKRIGFDID
- a CDS encoding ORF6N domain-containing protein gives rise to the protein MEKTSILHIQEKLIDINQQKVLIDRDVAHLFGVETKRINEAVKNNIDKFPSDYIIVLSESEWNNLRSKFSTANYSKTRVPPKAFTEKGLYMLATILKSKQATQATFLIIETFAKLRALQQMVTSISSATEEKKNSLLKKSGELMAELMDESLQTLESETTIELNFAVLKLKHTTKRKKENEIEKQA